The Pecten maximus chromosome 14, xPecMax1.1, whole genome shotgun sequence genome includes a region encoding these proteins:
- the LOC117341719 gene encoding CD209 antigen-like protein E, producing MHGCSQATCMENEVCVNKHDGSHVCLVEDICPTMEWMSFNHKCYLFHDEKMTANENLKLCETFNATMVRVDDDAVSEFLNSEMKKRENIGIWIAANDRDVEGEWVWGPGDIITNEAWHIGEPSGNHLSDEDCVTFWPSWRDMRCSETHTAFSVCEHPNMISP from the exons ATGCATGGTTGTTCACAAGCAACTTGTATGGAGAATGAAGTTTGCGTCAACAAGCATGATGGAAGTCATGTATGTCTTGTAGAAG ATATTTGCCCGACAATGGAATGGATGTCATTCAACCACAAGTGTTACCTTTTTCATGACGAGAAAATGACTGCAAATGAGAACTTG AAACTCTGTGAAACATTTAACGCCACAATGGTACGAGTCGATGACGACGCAGTGAGCGAATTTCTCAACTCAGAAATGAAGAAAAGGG AAAATATAGGAATATGGATTGCTGCCAACGACCGAGATGTGGAAGGTGAATGGGTTTGGGGTCCTGGAGATATCATAACCAATGAAGCGTGGCATATAGGTGAACCTAGTGGTAACCACTTGTCTGATGAAGATTGTGTCACTTTTTGGCCCTCGTGGAGAGATATGAGGTGTTCTGAAACACATACTGCATTTTCCGTGTGCGAACATCCTAATATGATTTCGCCCTAG
- the LOC117342842 gene encoding aggrecan core protein-like, whose protein sequence is MLVFSLLQYDILIISVIIFSLADGHELCSNNVPVGHESNSSYWPFHHLSDIGELQCMKVCKRYKLCEKIRHNREHLTCDLMMTIAEPGNVTSLLDVESVQMDMHGCSNATCMENEVCINKHDGGHACLKQDICPTAEWIPFNHKCYLFRDDKITADANLEWCRMLNATMVRVDDDAVSEFLHSEMKRSGKTDIWIAANDRAVEGEWVWGPGDIITNAAWSPGEPNNVVDEDCAIFTPLLVDLVCSNTYYVNPVCEVPYNILA, encoded by the exons ATGTTGGTCTTTAGTCTTCTTCAGTATGATATACTGATAATATCAGTCATAATATTCTCTCTTGCTGACGGACATGAACTGTGTAGCAATAATGTACCCGTTGGTCACGAATCGAATAGCTCCTATTGGCCTTTTCATCATTTATCTGACATCGGGGAATTACAGTGTATGAAAGTGTGCAAACGATACAAACTTTGCGAGAAAATTCGGCACAACAGGGAACACCTTACATGTGACCTCATGATGACGATTGCAGAACCGGGTAACGTCACGTCGCTTTTAGATGTAGAATCTGTCCAG ATGGACATGCATGGTTGTTCAAATGCAACTTGTATGGAGAATGAAGTTTGCATAAACAAGCATGATGGAGGCCATGCATGTCTTAAACAAG ATATATGCCCGACAGCGGAATGGATACCATTCAACCACAAGTGTTACCTGTTTCGGGACGATAAAATTACTGCAGATGCTAACTTG GAATGGTGTAGAATGCTAAACGCTACTATGGTACGAGTCGATGACGACGCAGTGAGCGAATTTCTCCACTCAGAAATGAAAAGAAGTG GAAAGACAGACATTTGGATTGCTGCCAACGACCGAGCTGTGGAAGGCGAATGGGTGTGGGGTCCTGGGGATATCATAACAAATGCGGCGTGGTCACCAGGTGAACCTAACAACGTTGTAGATGAGGATTGTGCTATCTTTACGCCTTTGTTGGTCGATTTGGTGTGTTCAAATACCTATTATGTAAATCCTGTATGCGAAGTTCCTTATAACATTTTGGCCTAG